A stretch of DNA from Methylobacterium sp. CB376:
GGGTCGCCTTCGTCTCCTGCATGCCGGAGACGGGGTCGAAGCCGAAGGTCGTGACCGTGTTGACGCTCTCGCCCAGCACCACCGGATCCGTGTCGCGCGGGTAGTAGCCCCGCATGTCCCTGCCCTGGTACCAGCCCGAGAAGTGGAACGGCATGAAGGCCACGCCCTTCGCCACCCGGTCGGTCACCAGCGCCTTCACCTTGGTCCTCTTCACCTTGGTCCTGGAGCCGTTCTCCGGGCCGTAGACCCAGACGAACTGCCCGTCCCTGATGCCGCGCTCGGCCGCGTCCTGCGTGTTCACCTCCACGAACACGTCCTGCTGCAACTCGGCGAGCCAGGGGTTCGAGCGCGTCTCCTCGCCGCCGCCCTCGTACTCGACGAGGCGGCCCGACGACAGGATGATCGGGAAGTCCCTGGCGATGGCCCGGTCCACGGCCGCCTTCTGGACCGAGAAGCCGAGGTTCGGCACGCGGAACTGGCGCTCGTCGGGCCGGGTCGGCTACTTGGCGACGAGGTCGGGCCGGGGCGAGTCGATCGGCTCCCGGTGCACCGGCACCGGGTCGGGCAGGAGGATTCCTGGCCGACCCAGACCCCGTTCACCACCTCGGCCGTCACCGTGCAGCCGACCGAACAATGCGTGCAGATGTTCTTGCGGATCGTCACCTCGGGCCCGCTCACCGCCGAGCCGGCGGCCCGGGCGGCCCGGGCGGCGCGCAGGGCGCCGGGCCGCAGCGCGCCGAGGGCGGCGAGCCCGCCCGCGGTCAGCCCGGAGCGGCGCAGGAAGGCGCGCGGTCGAGGCGGGCGGCCTCGTCCCGGGGCGCCGCCGTTCCCCCGCCCCCGCCGGTGTCCCTGCGCGTGGTCAGCATGCGGCCTGCTCCCGGTGGTGCCCCGCCCGGCCGAGCGTCCCTGTGCCGAGCGTTCCTGCACCAACCATCCCGGTTCGGGCCGCGGGCGCGTTCACCGGCGTTGAGCGGGGCGGGAGAATTCCGCGCCGCGCCCGGATCCGGATCCCCGCCGGCTCAGCGGCCGCTCCCCGAACCGGCGCCGGCCCCGGTCCCGCCGGGCGGCACGGCGGCCGCGCCCGTGGTGCCCGTCGACAGGCTGCTGTGGCCCGCGCCCGGGGCTCATGCGCGTCTCCCTCCGTCGCTCCGGTCCGGGGCGGGCGTGATCGGCGCGCGATCCGGTGCCGCCGCGTCTCAGGCGGAATCCGATGGAATGCGTCGCCACGCGGATGTCGGCCTCGCTCACGCGCCGCGCGGGCGTGTCAGACGCGGTCCGGACGTGATCGTCCCGACAGCGTCTCACCTCCGGAAGGTGGCGGTGAGTTCGGCCTCGCTGAGAATGTTCTCCCGGGCCACGTCCCAGACCTGCGCCGCCGAGGGCTGCCCGTCGAGGCCGAGATGCGCGATGCCGAGCGCCAGCAACCGGAAGCGGTAGGTGTGGGGCGGGTCGCCGGGCGGCGGCGCCGGGCCGTCGTAATGGGCGTTGCGGAAACCGTTGACCGCGTGGGGCAGGCCCTCGACCGCCGCGCCCGAACTGCCGCCCTCGGGCAGGTGGCGCCGCTCGTGCGGGATGTCGTAGATCACCCAGTGCCGGAAGGACGGGGCCGGCGCGTCCGGATCCTCCAGGATCAGGACGAAGCTGCGCGTGTCCGGCGGCGGATTGCTCCAGGCGAGCGGCGGCGACAGGTTCTCGCCGTGCCGGGCGTAGCGGGACGGGAGCAGCGCCCCGTTCGCGAAGGCCGGGCTCGTCAGGGTGAAGGCCATCGGGTCCTCCTCTGCATGCGGTCCTGAGCAGGCTTCACAAATGCGGCCGCCGGTCCTGCGACGAAAACCTTGGGCCTATCGACGATCTAGAGCGTCCTCCGACGAAGTGGATACCGGAACGTCGAAGAAAACGCGGCAAAATCAATGACCTAGAGTAGGATCCGAGTGCAGCGTGATCGGGCGCTGCGCGTCGCGGACGACGCGCCGGGCTGCCAAAGCAGGCCCGCTCAGAGGCCGCTCGGGTAGGTCTCGCTCTCGCCCCGCCGGGGCGGGGCGCGGTCGAGCGGCGTCACGGCCGCCGTCTCCTCGAACCACAGGACGGCGTCGAACTGGTCGGGCAGCACGGCCTCGAAATAGTGGCTCTGCAACTCCGTGCGGGGCCGGTAGACGACGCC
This window harbors:
- a CDS encoding YbhB/YbcL family Raf kinase inhibitor-like protein, whose amino-acid sequence is MAFTLTSPAFANGALLPSRYARHGENLSPPLAWSNPPPDTRSFVLILEDPDAPAPSFRHWVIYDIPHERRHLPEGGSSGAAVEGLPHAVNGFRNAHYDGPAPPPGDPPHTYRFRLLALGIAHLGLDGQPSAAQVWDVARENILSEAELTATFRR